The Deinococcus metalli genome includes a window with the following:
- a CDS encoding aminotransferase class III-fold pyridoxal phosphate-dependent enzyme: MTSTQERPGVASAHDIAQMNRDYTMFSWSVQGASTPMVMTGGKGSHFYDGAGQSWLDFSSQLINLNVGHQHPRMLEAIKKQVDQLCFAGPSFATEPRGLLGKKLAEVTGLAKAFFTLGGSEANENAIKMARLVTGRDKIITRYRSYHGATMGSMSASGDPRRWPVEPGVPGVVRVFDPYCYRCPFGKTPDSCGRECVSHIEEVIQMEGPESIAAILVEGITGSNGLIVPPDDYYPKLRALCDKYGILLITDEVMSGFGRTGKWVATQHWGIKPDIITCAKGLTSGYMPLGAVIVNGRVADYFETHMLWGGLTYSGHPVSCAAGVENLAIYEEEDIFARVDDLGAHLAARLEAMKAKYACVGDVRYKGLFSVLELVKDKATKEPLAPFNGTSPEMNALAGHIKSKQVYAYSRFNFLWVCPPLVITKEELDAGLDVYEEGLAKVDALLGAGVAAD, from the coding sequence CCCAGGAACGGCCCGGCGTCGCGTCGGCCCACGACATCGCCCAGATGAACCGCGACTACACCATGTTCTCGTGGAGCGTGCAGGGCGCGTCCACGCCCATGGTGATGACCGGCGGGAAGGGCAGCCACTTCTACGACGGCGCCGGTCAGTCGTGGCTGGATTTCTCCAGCCAGCTCATCAACCTGAACGTGGGGCACCAGCACCCGCGCATGCTGGAGGCCATCAAGAAGCAGGTGGATCAGCTGTGCTTCGCCGGCCCCAGCTTCGCCACCGAGCCGCGCGGCCTGCTCGGCAAGAAGCTCGCGGAGGTCACGGGGCTCGCCAAGGCCTTCTTCACGCTGGGCGGCAGCGAGGCGAACGAGAACGCGATCAAGATGGCGCGGCTGGTGACCGGGCGCGACAAGATCATCACCCGCTACCGCTCGTACCACGGCGCGACCATGGGCTCCATGAGCGCGTCCGGCGATCCGCGCCGCTGGCCGGTGGAACCCGGCGTGCCCGGTGTGGTGCGCGTGTTCGATCCGTACTGCTACCGCTGCCCCTTCGGCAAGACGCCGGACTCGTGCGGCCGGGAGTGCGTGTCTCACATCGAGGAAGTCATCCAGATGGAAGGCCCGGAGTCCATCGCGGCGATCCTCGTGGAGGGCATCACCGGCAGCAACGGCCTGATCGTGCCGCCCGATGACTACTACCCCAAACTGCGCGCCCTGTGCGACAAGTACGGCATCCTGCTGATCACGGATGAGGTGATGAGCGGCTTCGGCCGCACCGGGAAGTGGGTCGCCACGCAGCACTGGGGCATCAAGCCCGACATCATCACCTGCGCCAAGGGCCTGACCAGCGGATACATGCCGCTGGGCGCCGTGATCGTGAACGGCCGGGTCGCGGACTACTTCGAGACACACATGCTGTGGGGCGGCCTGACGTACTCCGGGCATCCCGTGAGCTGCGCGGCCGGCGTGGAGAACCTCGCCATCTACGAGGAAGAGGACATCTTCGCGCGGGTGGACGACCTGGGCGCGCACCTGGCCGCGCGCCTGGAAGCCATGAAGGCGAAGTACGCGTGCGTGGGCGACGTGCGCTACAAAGGTCTGTTCTCGGTGCTGGAACTCGTGAAGGACAAGGCCACCAAGGAGCCGCTCGCGCCCTTCAACGGCACCAGCCCCGAGATGAACGCGCTGGCCGGGCACATCAAGAGCAAGCAGGTGTATGCGTACAGCCGCTTCAACTTCCTGTGGGTATGCCCGCCCCTGGTGATCACGAAGGAAGAACTGGACGCCGGCCTGGACGTGTACGAGGAGGGGCTGGCGAAGGTGGACGCGCTGCTCGGGGCGGGCGTCGCTGCGGACTGA